A section of the Chryseobacterium ginsenosidimutans genome encodes:
- a CDS encoding helix-turn-helix transcriptional regulator, with product MKKDFYLTRYALIIKRLESSPATYSQLEDYLLNSFEFQDADIKSYSIRTLQRDIREISGLFNLSIHNKKKGDNRYYIESRPIMEVDEYNQKLLESFQVSNALNLHPDFSDFIFFESRKPTGVENFYDLFFAIRNKRIVSFEHYNYKNKIMTSRKVHPLALKESKDRWYLIAIDTKDKALKSFGLDRINYLDVSDKQFREKYKYNFREHFKNAFGVMNLSEQNPQKIVIKCSRHQGEYIKSFPLHQSQKETKETPEKIFFEFFLHPTYDFMQEILSYGKEVQVLEPKGLVEDIRKHLQESLNSYLES from the coding sequence GGACTATCTACTCAATTCTTTCGAATTTCAGGATGCGGATATAAAAAGCTATTCCATTCGCACTCTGCAGAGGGACATTCGGGAAATCTCCGGTCTTTTTAATCTTTCCATTCACAACAAAAAGAAAGGTGATAATCGGTATTATATCGAGAGTCGCCCGATCATGGAAGTGGATGAATACAACCAAAAACTATTGGAATCTTTTCAGGTAAGTAATGCCTTGAATCTTCATCCGGATTTCTCAGACTTTATCTTTTTTGAAAGCAGAAAACCAACGGGAGTTGAAAATTTTTACGATCTGTTTTTCGCCATCCGTAACAAAAGAATCGTTTCTTTCGAGCATTACAATTACAAAAACAAGATCATGACTTCCCGAAAAGTTCATCCTTTGGCTTTGAAGGAATCGAAAGACAGATGGTATCTAATTGCGATTGATACAAAAGATAAAGCCTTAAAATCGTTCGGTTTAGACAGGATCAATTATCTCGATGTAAGTGATAAACAGTTCAGGGAAAAATATAAATACAACTTCAGGGAACATTTTAAAAATGCTTTTGGTGTTATGAATCTTTCGGAACAAAATCCTCAGAAAATCGTCATCAAATGCAGCCGACATCAGGGAGAATATATAAAAAGTTTTCCGCTTCATCAGTCTCAGAAAGAAACAAAAGAAACCCCTGAAAAAATATTTTTCGAGTTTTTTTTACATCCGACGTACGACTTTATGCAGGAAATTCTTTCTTATGGAAAAGAAGTACAGGTTTTAGAACCTAAAGGCTTAGTTGAAGACATCCGCAAACATTTGCAGGAATCTCTGAACAGCTATTTGGAAAGCTAA
- a CDS encoding energy transducer TonB, whose protein sequence is MKPLFLYLFCLISSLCFSQQTEEFKLIKNYYNQHRTMLGKEFKKKFDAETDNYHKASIKVDYVLFMQKMDSIENIALTGALLKTKNLEDLNRLQLNKKNSSAEALVSASPVIDKVADYPGGINELRKEVADLFYLGGVYSDIKTVKANVAFIVEKDGSITNVEAQGDNFTFNRQAEIALYSVQQKFFPAINNGGPVRYRFRLPLTMNLEE, encoded by the coding sequence GTGAAACCTCTTTTTCTTTATCTTTTCTGCCTGATTTCTTCTCTCTGTTTCTCACAGCAGACAGAAGAATTTAAGCTTATTAAAAACTATTACAATCAGCATCGGACAATGCTCGGTAAAGAATTTAAGAAGAAGTTTGATGCCGAAACAGATAATTACCATAAGGCCTCCATTAAGGTTGATTATGTACTTTTTATGCAAAAAATGGACAGTATCGAAAATATTGCTTTGACTGGAGCTTTATTAAAAACAAAAAATCTGGAAGACCTCAACAGATTACAGTTAAACAAAAAGAATTCATCTGCAGAAGCTCTTGTTTCTGCTTCTCCGGTTATTGATAAGGTAGCAGATTATCCAGGTGGCATTAACGAACTTCGAAAAGAAGTTGCCGATCTTTTTTATCTTGGAGGTGTCTATTCTGATATTAAAACCGTAAAGGCCAATGTCGCTTTCATTGTAGAAAAAGACGGAAGCATCACTAATGTTGAAGCACAGGGAGATAATTTTACATTTAACAGGCAGGCGGAAATTGCACTATATTCTGTTCAGCAAAAATTTTTCCCGGCAATTAATAATGGCGGTCCTGTAAGGTATCGCTTCAGACTTCCTTTAACTATGAATCTTGAAGAGTAG
- a CDS encoding nucleoside deaminase — MFSDEYFMKMALNEAEIALEKDEVPIGCVVVSNNRIIARAHNLTETLNDVTAHAEMQAITSAANFLGGKYLKDCTLYVTLEPCVMCSGALSWSQITKVVIGARDEQRGFINKHLSLHPKTEIVTGIMENECSSIVKEFFKSKR; from the coding sequence ATGTTTAGCGACGAATATTTCATGAAAATGGCTCTCAACGAAGCCGAAATTGCATTAGAAAAAGATGAGGTTCCGATTGGTTGTGTTGTGGTTTCTAATAACAGAATCATTGCCAGAGCACATAATCTCACCGAAACATTAAACGATGTTACTGCTCATGCAGAAATGCAGGCAATAACTTCTGCCGCTAATTTTCTTGGTGGGAAATATTTAAAAGACTGTACACTTTATGTAACACTGGAACCTTGCGTCATGTGTTCGGGAGCACTTTCCTGGTCACAGATTACCAAAGTTGTGATTGGTGCAAGAGACGAACAGAGAGGTTTTATCAACAAACATCTTTCTCTCCACCCAAAAACAGAAATCGTTACCGGAATTATGGAAAACGAATGTTCTTCGATCGTTAAAGAATTCTTTAAGTCAAAAAGATAA
- a CDS encoding type III pantothenate kinase, translating to MNSIVINIGNSNIRFGLFDDDNCDISWVINTKPYRTPDELYVQMSMLYQTYKIEPKEISKVIIGSVVPQLTKVMNAAIKKIHDLDPIIVDRNTPSGVVAKSKQMGTDIYANLVAAHNMYPGRKKIVLDFGTALTASCVAEDGETLGVIIAPGIITALNSLIAQTAQLPGIELVKPKKVLGLDTVSCMQSGMVYGFLGMVEGFIDRINDEVNDDCFVVATGGVSHVYKPLTDKIHLMDRLHTLKGLYFLGKDL from the coding sequence ATGAATTCAATCGTAATAAACATAGGAAACAGCAATATCAGGTTTGGTCTTTTTGATGATGACAATTGTGATATTTCGTGGGTGATCAATACAAAGCCATACAGAACGCCGGATGAATTATATGTTCAGATGTCGATGTTGTATCAGACGTATAAAATTGAACCTAAAGAAATAAGTAAAGTAATTATAGGTTCTGTCGTACCTCAGCTTACTAAGGTGATGAACGCTGCGATCAAAAAGATTCATGATCTGGACCCTATCATTGTAGACAGAAATACACCATCAGGAGTCGTTGCAAAATCCAAACAGATGGGAACTGATATTTATGCCAATCTTGTGGCGGCTCACAATATGTATCCGGGGAGAAAGAAAATTGTTCTGGATTTTGGGACAGCACTTACAGCGAGTTGTGTCGCAGAAGATGGTGAAACATTAGGTGTAATTATCGCTCCGGGAATTATAACCGCTTTAAATTCTCTCATTGCCCAGACTGCCCAACTTCCGGGAATCGAATTGGTGAAACCTAAGAAAGTTTTAGGATTAGATACTGTTAGCTGTATGCAAAGCGGGATGGTCTACGGATTTTTAGGAATGGTGGAAGGTTTTATCGACAGAATAAATGATGAAGTAAATGATGATTGTTTTGTCGTTGCAACAGGAGGAGTTTCTCATGTTTATAAACCCTTAACGGATAAAATCCATTTGATGGACAGGCTTCATACGTTGAAAGGGCTCTACTTTTTAGGGAAAGATTTATAA
- a CDS encoding M23 family metallopeptidase, producing the protein MKKLITIILIIQSFLAFSQKSAKMYPEVKRDSVIYYADNIEIYPISITFEGQPALENLRIPGTFKMIQVLPPQSTNNKVAVFVVNDKKKGWKIKKMPIYYTLAGDATIKTYDSDYKYDLPFQKGKSFTIHQGYNGVFSHQNENSLDFTMPEGTEITAAREGKVIDAVQSNNTGCPTISYANLANYISILHSDGTIAQYFHLKQNGVKVKAGDTVKKGDVIGLSGNTGWTNGPHLHFVCFLPSPSSPKQRNTIQTLFRTGDGNKTEYLSQKKLI; encoded by the coding sequence ATGAAAAAACTGATTACCATAATTTTAATTATCCAATCTTTCCTTGCATTTTCTCAGAAAAGCGCCAAAATGTATCCCGAAGTAAAAAGGGATAGCGTAATTTATTATGCCGACAACATTGAAATATATCCCATATCCATAACCTTCGAGGGACAACCAGCACTTGAAAATTTGCGTATACCGGGAACATTTAAAATGATTCAGGTACTCCCTCCACAATCAACAAACAATAAGGTGGCTGTTTTTGTTGTTAACGATAAGAAAAAAGGATGGAAAATAAAGAAAATGCCTATTTATTATACATTAGCCGGAGATGCTACGATAAAAACCTACGATTCGGATTACAAATATGATCTGCCTTTTCAAAAAGGAAAATCTTTCACTATTCATCAAGGATATAACGGAGTATTTTCTCACCAAAATGAAAACTCTCTGGATTTTACAATGCCGGAAGGAACAGAAATAACGGCTGCAAGAGAAGGTAAAGTAATTGATGCTGTTCAGAGCAACAATACAGGATGCCCCACAATAAGCTATGCCAATCTCGCAAACTATATTTCAATTTTACATTCTGACGGAACTATTGCACAATATTTCCATTTAAAACAAAATGGCGTAAAAGTAAAAGCAGGAGATACTGTAAAAAAAGGAGACGTGATCGGACTAAGCGGAAATACAGGCTGGACGAACGGTCCTCATCTTCATTTTGTATGTTTTCTTCCAAGCCCTTCAAGTCCAAAACAAAGGAATACCATTCAAACACTTTTCAGAACTGGAGATGGAAATAAAACAGAATATTTATCTCAAAAGAAACTTATCTGA
- a CDS encoding M1 family metallopeptidase, protein MKKSVAILFAFIISQFHAQQGAYYQQSAKYKMDIDVNAEKFTYQGNQTLEYTNNSPDELNVVYFHLYWNAFKPNSMMDQRVAGQGKNGDSRLQKDGVSRLASIPKDEEGAQNIHWIKQNGKTLKFEVQETVMKVYLAEPIKPNSTTTFTMDWDAIIPQQIRRSGRNNKEGVDMTMTQWYPKIAEYDYDGWATFDYIGREFHAPFSDFDITIKINKDYVIGAGGILENPAEVKGYDANAKIKTEKNKATWRWTAKNMLDFAWAADKDYIVKSFDVPQGPKVFLVYQNNDKTKVWEEAQPYLTKYYQLMNAHFGKYVYPTYAFIQGGDGGMEYGMCTMILGEAKNIEGLMGLMAHEGAHSWYQQMLATNEPMRPWMDEGFTSYAEGYVMNQLFPPKQELPNPFANSVNAYRNFIKKGIEEPAIWLGDHHDNGTAYTYASYVKGELYLVELGYIMGEQNLAETLKQYYDQWAMKHPSDRDFLHIAQKVSGMDLKWFQNYWINTTKTIDYAIKDVKYESKSTTITLVNNGQVPMPIDFSLITNDKKIVTYQIPMNMTHTWKEKDAYGDFKTMPYWPWTQKEYTITVPYKKDQLSAVGIDFSQRMADVNMADNFVEVK, encoded by the coding sequence ATGAAAAAATCGGTTGCAATCCTATTTGCATTTATCATTTCTCAATTTCACGCACAGCAAGGCGCTTATTACCAGCAGAGTGCGAAGTACAAGATGGATATTGATGTGAATGCAGAAAAATTTACGTATCAGGGAAATCAGACGTTAGAATACACCAATAATTCACCGGACGAACTCAATGTTGTGTATTTCCATTTGTACTGGAATGCTTTTAAACCTAATTCAATGATGGATCAACGAGTGGCTGGTCAGGGAAAAAATGGTGATTCAAGATTGCAGAAAGACGGAGTTTCAAGACTGGCTTCGATTCCGAAAGATGAGGAAGGGGCACAAAATATTCACTGGATCAAACAAAACGGGAAAACGTTGAAGTTTGAAGTTCAGGAAACGGTGATGAAGGTCTATCTGGCAGAACCGATTAAACCAAATTCAACCACAACTTTCACGATGGATTGGGATGCTATAATCCCGCAGCAAATCCGAAGAAGCGGAAGAAACAACAAAGAAGGTGTTGATATGACCATGACGCAATGGTATCCGAAAATCGCAGAATACGATTACGACGGCTGGGCAACTTTTGATTACATCGGAAGAGAGTTTCATGCACCTTTTTCAGATTTTGATATTACTATTAAAATCAACAAAGACTACGTAATCGGAGCGGGAGGAATCCTTGAAAATCCGGCAGAAGTAAAAGGATATGATGCCAATGCAAAAATCAAAACCGAAAAAAATAAAGCAACATGGAGATGGACCGCGAAAAATATGCTGGATTTTGCATGGGCAGCCGATAAAGATTATATCGTGAAAAGTTTTGATGTTCCTCAAGGACCGAAAGTTTTTCTGGTATATCAAAATAATGATAAAACTAAAGTTTGGGAAGAGGCTCAGCCTTATCTTACGAAATATTATCAGCTGATGAATGCTCATTTCGGAAAATATGTTTATCCGACGTACGCTTTTATTCAAGGTGGCGACGGTGGAATGGAATACGGAATGTGTACCATGATTTTAGGAGAAGCTAAAAATATTGAAGGATTAATGGGTTTAATGGCTCACGAAGGCGCTCACTCTTGGTATCAGCAGATGCTGGCAACAAACGAACCGATGCGTCCGTGGATGGATGAAGGTTTTACAAGTTATGCGGAGGGATATGTAATGAATCAGCTGTTTCCTCCAAAACAGGAACTTCCGAATCCGTTTGCGAATTCAGTAAATGCGTACAGAAATTTCATTAAAAAAGGAATTGAAGAACCTGCCATCTGGTTGGGCGATCATCATGACAACGGAACGGCTTACACCTATGCTTCTTATGTGAAAGGAGAATTGTACTTAGTTGAACTGGGCTATATTATGGGAGAGCAGAATTTAGCGGAAACATTGAAACAATATTATGATCAATGGGCCATGAAGCATCCGTCTGACAGAGATTTTCTCCATATTGCTCAGAAAGTTTCCGGGATGGACCTGAAATGGTTCCAGAATTACTGGATCAACACGACAAAAACCATTGATTATGCCATCAAAGACGTGAAATACGAATCAAAATCTACCACCATCACGTTGGTAAATAACGGACAGGTTCCTATGCCGATTGATTTCAGTTTAATTACCAATGATAAGAAAATCGTGACGTATCAGATTCCGATGAATATGACGCATACCTGGAAAGAAAAAGATGCTTATGGTGATTTTAAAACAATGCCCTACTGGCCTTGGACGCAGAAAGAATATACGATAACCGTTCCTTATAAAAAAGATCAGTTATCAGCTGTGGGAATAGATTTCAGCCAGAGAATGGCGGATGTGAATATGGCAGATAATTTTGTTGAGGTAAAATAA
- a CDS encoding DUF1572 domain-containing protein — MSSTSHLAKRFREVLLYGLWIANTNFKDQLKDITWEQATTKIGSLNTIAMLTFHIHYYIAGLINVFEGGDLEIKDKYSFDLPSIESQEQWDKLLNKLFDDAEKFANLLQQMPNSKMDEVFVDEKYGTYLRNIDGLIEHSYYHLGQITLIKKLLIN; from the coding sequence ATGAGTTCAACTTCACACTTAGCAAAAAGATTCAGGGAAGTATTGCTTTACGGACTTTGGATTGCGAATACCAACTTTAAAGATCAGCTTAAAGATATTACATGGGAACAGGCAACAACAAAAATAGGTTCTTTGAATACGATTGCAATGCTTACTTTTCACATTCATTATTATATAGCAGGATTGATAAATGTTTTTGAAGGTGGTGATTTGGAAATTAAGGATAAATATAGCTTCGACCTTCCATCAATTGAATCTCAGGAGCAATGGGACAAACTTTTAAACAAACTTTTTGATGATGCTGAAAAGTTTGCAAACTTATTACAACAAATGCCCAATTCTAAAATGGATGAAGTCTTTGTTGATGAAAAATATGGAACGTATTTGAGAAACATCGACGGATTGATCGAACATTCTTATTATCATTTAGGGCAGATTACTTTGATTAAAAAATTGTTGATTAATTAA